Proteins from one Malaya genurostris strain Urasoe2022 chromosome 2, Malgen_1.1, whole genome shotgun sequence genomic window:
- the LOC131432712 gene encoding putative tyramine receptor 2, producing the protein MAIVSVIPVSNITHSSDNGNGTANGTTGVSDGGGDAGGSVGGCPRPDDTLYPSMFGIDLAVPQWEAIGTALVLTLIIIITIVGNVLVILSVFTYKPLRIVQNFFIVSLAVADLTVAILVLPFNVAYSILGRWEFGIHVCKMWLTSDVLCCTASILNLCAIALDRYWAITDPINYAQKRTLERVLALIAGVWILSLVISSPPLIGWNDWPEEFSSEFPCQLTSNQGYVIYSSLGSFYIPLVIMTIVYIEIYIATRRRLRERAQASKINTLASRSIGVIGGKELATAQHHPPDRESISSETNHNEHPNNSTSSSSTDHRSQRKRKKKAKEKKEAKEAAKRAKQEAETQLRMALRDEESVTEYPENSSMGKANCDIKLAIDPNGIAATGAETAEESGGANPTIANTTTNGDGTVGDTKSKKAVVTRGRMKQSFRKAGGLNQFIEEKQKISLSKERRAARTLGIIMGVFVVCWLPFFLMYVILPFCPTCCPTNKLINFITWLGYINSALNPIIYTIFNLDYRRAFKRLLGIKP; encoded by the coding sequence ATGGCAATTGTATCAGTGATACCGGTTTCCAACATTACACACTCCAGTGACAATGGCAATGGGACGGCGAATGGAACTACCGGCGTTAGTGATGGTGGGGGGGACGCTGGGGGATCAGTCGGTGGCTGTCCCCGTCCCGATGATACACTATATCCTAGTATGTTTGGAATTGACCTTGCTGTACCGCAGTGGGAAGCGATTGGAACCGCATTGGTACTGAcactcatcatcatcattaccaTCGTCGGTAACGTGTTGGTGATTTTGAGTGTGTTCACGTACAAACCTCTCCGGATAGTACAAAACTTCTTCATCGTATCTCTGGCGGTGGCAGATCTGACTGTTGCCATCCTGGTGCTGCCCTTCAATGTAGCCTACTCGATATTGGGCCGCTGGGAGTTTGGTATTCACGTCTGCAAGATGTGGCTAACTTCCGACGTTCTCTGTTGTACTGCTTCCATCCTGAACTTGTGTGCCATAGCACTAGATAGGTACTGGGCTATTACCGATCCAATAAATTATGCCCAGAAACGAACCCTGGAGCGTGTGCTGGCATTGATTGCCGGTGTGTGGATACTATCATTGGTAATTAGTTCACCACCGTTGATCGGCTGGAATGACTGGCCGGAGGAATTTTCCAGTGAATTCCCATGTCAATTAACGAGCAATCAGGGTTATGTCATCTACTCATCGCTTGGGTCGTTCTACATCCCGTTGGTCATCATGACAATTGTGTACATCGAAATCTACATAGCGACCCGGCGGCGTCTCCGGGAAAGGGCACAGGCTTCCAAGATAAATACTCTGGCCAGCAGAAGCATCGGAGTGATAGGCGGTAAGGAACTGGCAACCGCTCAGCATCATCCACCGGATCGAGAATCAATTAGCAGTGAAACCAACCACAACGAACATCCGAACAATAGTACCAGCAGTAGCAGCACCGATCACAGGTCCCAGCGTAAGCGGAAGAAGAAAGCCAAGGAAAAGAAGGAAGCCAAGGAGGCTGCTAAGCGTGCCAAGCAGGAGGCGGAAACTCAACTCCGAATGGCTCTCCGGGATGAAGAATCCGTCACGGAGTATCCGGAGAATTCGTCCATGGGTAAAGCAAACTGTGATATAAAATTGGCCATCGATCCGAACGGGATTGCGGCGACGGGTGCAGAAACAGCGGAGGAAAGCGGTGGAGCTAATCCAACTATCGCTAATACTACCACCAACGGGGATGGCACCGTTGGCGATACAAAATCCAAAAAAGCCGTGGTTACCCGAGGACGGATGAAACAGTCGTTCCGGAAGGCTGGAGGCCTTAATCAGTTTATCGAGGAGAAACAGAAAATCTCCCTTTCGAAGGAACGGCGAGCGGCGCGTACGCTCGGCATCATCATGGGAGTTTTTGTGGTTTGCTGGTTGCCCTTCTTCCTCATGTACGTGATCCTGCCGTTTTGTCCAACGTGCTGTCCGACAAATaagttaattaattttatcacatggcttggtTACATCAACTCTGCTCTAAATCCTATTATTTACACAATATTCAATTTAGATTATAGGCGTGCATTCAAACGGCTCCTGGGTATCAAACCATAG